The following nucleotide sequence is from Salinispirillum sp. LH 10-3-1.
CAACGCCAGCACCAGCAATCCAGTCCAGCGATTCATCCAATGTGGCGCCAGCAGGGTTGCCAATAGCAATCCTGCGGCATTGACCAACGTATGCGGCAGATTGCCGTGCGCGAAGTGCCCGCTTAGCATCACCCACCAATGACCAGACTCGAGCGCCGACCGTGAGTACTGCCAGGCATCAACCCAGAGCAGCCCCAGAAAACAGCCCAGTACCGCTACCCATGGCGTTATGTAGTTCAGATTCATGCTGCATAGAATATCAAAGTCGTTGGCGAACATCTGAAATAATCTGCATATCTGGCCGTTGTCGTTTGCCCTTTGCACCGAAATTCGCTACAAAGCCTGTTCGATTTTCGGCAGGATATTTCTACTGTGTGGTTTAAAAACGCTTTTGTTTATCAAGTACGTGACACCGAATTTTTACAGCGCCTTCGCCAAGGTGCGAATTTGGAACAGCATGCCTTTCATCATTGCTTGCCGACGCAGCCGGTCAGTTTAGGCCTGATACCACCGCATGGAGAAATGACCGAATTGCAGTTGGCTACACAGGACTTCTTAGTCTGGCAGCTGCGCCGCGAAGAACGCTTGCTTCCCAGTGCGGTGGTGAACGAAGCGTTGGCCGATAAAATCAGTGAGTTGCAGCGCAAAGAAGATCGTCGCGTCGGCCGCAATGAGAAGATGGACCTGAAAGACGAGGTCACTTTGGAGCTGTTGCCCCGTGCGTTTACGCGCAGTCAGCGGCACATGGTGATTGCCGACCTTAAATCCGGCTGGCTGTATGTCCAATGTGGCAGCGAAGCACGCGCCGACGACATCACTGCGTTCTTGCGCGACGCCTTTGACGAGCTGCCAGTACTGCCGCTGGGCTCGCTGTGTCAGCCGGAGCCCGTCATTGCTGAGTGGCTGATCAGCGGTGAGCTGCCGGAAGGCATTACGGTGATGGACGAGCTGGCTTTGCGCCATGGCACCGAAGACGGCACCATCAAGGTACGTCAACTGCCATGGGACAGTGAAGAAGTACAAAACTTGTTGAGCGTTGGCTATCGACCCAGTGA
It contains:
- a CDS encoding recombination-associated protein RdgC, which codes for MWFKNAFVYQVRDTEFLQRLRQGANLEQHAFHHCLPTQPVSLGLIPPHGEMTELQLATQDFLVWQLRREERLLPSAVVNEALADKISELQRKEDRRVGRNEKMDLKDEVTLELLPRAFTRSQRHMVIADLKSGWLYVQCGSEARADDITAFLRDAFDELPVLPLGSLCQPEPVIAEWLISGELPEGITVMDELALRHGTEDGTIKVRQLPWDSEEVQNLLSVGYRPSEVLLNWNEQITVLLNDKCVFKRLKYADDMLEQAAQEGGDSALAEWEAGLHIMTAALRSLADQTLLWFRQDPA